The Geothrix oryzae DNA window ATCAAGAAGGGCGGCAACCAGTTCTCCGGGTCCCTGGCGGGCTACTACCAGAAGGACAGCTGGAGCGCGAACCGCAATGTGGCGGATCCCTCCTTGCCCGACATCATCGTCCGGAAGGTGGGCGACACGGCCTCCGACCTCGCCCTGAACATCGGCGGTCCCATCATCAAGGACAAGCTCTGGTACTTCTTCTCCATCGAGGCGATCTCCATCGAGCGCACGCCCGTGGGAAGCCCCGTCTCCGAGAAGCGCTCCACGCCCCGGGCCATGGCCAATGTGACCCTGCAGGCGACGCCCACGGCGACCCTCTCCCTGTTCCTGGACTACGACACGGTGCAGACCGACCACCGCGGCGCCAGCCGCACCCTGGCGGCCGAGGCCACCCGCAAGCAGGACGGCCCGAACTTCACCTTCGGCCTCGAGTGGCTGCAGGCCCTGAACAGCAACATGGTGCTGACCCTCCGGGCCAGCGGCTACGACGGCATCGACGACCACAAGGCCTACAACGGCGAATCGTACTCGCTCTATGTCGACGGAGGCGTGCCCGCGAACGCCGCCATCCCGGGCTACGCGAAATACTTCGGCTTCGACCAGATGAACAACGCCTACCAGTCCTTCGAGAACTCCCGCAGCCGCCTGGGTCTGCTGGCCTCCCTCGACTGGTACATTCCCGCCGGCAACGGATCCCACGCCCTGAAGTTCGGCCTCGACATCGACCGCGCCAAGGACAAGGAAAAGGCCTGGTATCCCGGCGGCATCTCCCTGAATGCCATCGCGGATGGGGACACGGTCTACACCGACTATGTCCAGGTGGGTGGCGGCTACGACTTCGACACCAAGCTGGAGCGCAACACCTTCTATGTGCAGGATGTGTGGACCGTCAACGACCAGCTGATCCTGCGCCCCGGCCTCCGCTTCGAGGAATTCAAGGGCGGGGACCTGTGGAAGACCACCACACTGGCGCCCCGCTTCGGATTCACCTGGACGCCCAACGCCTCCAAGACCCTGGCCCTCAAGGGCCACATCGGCCGCTACTACGACGGGCTCTCCGGCGCCAACTACGACCGCGCGATCCCCGGTGCCTACCCCCTGGAGAAGCGTTACTGGTGGCCGAACTACGATGACGCCCAGGTGCTCAGCCTGACCAACCTCGGCAATCCGCTCGCCGATGTGCCGCTGCCCACCTTCACGCCGGACAACTACCGCAACGGCGTCTCGGAGCAGAGCACCCTCGATCCGAACATCAAGCACCCCTACTTCGACGAGATCCAGTTCGCCGTGGAGCAGCGCCTCGGCAAGAACTGGACGGCGGCGGCCAGCTATGTGCGCCGGAACGGAAAGGATCTGCTGGCCCGCTACGACCGGCTGCCCCTGTCCGCCTCCACCACCTCGGTGATCAATCCCCTGACCAGCCAGACCCTGACCTTCCAGCGGCCCGGCGTCAACGCGGACGGCACCCACGACTACTACATCACCAACGATCCAGACGCCAAGCGCACCTACTCGGCCACCACCTTCTCCCTGGACGGGCGCTTCACGCCGAACTGGGACATGTCCTTCAGCGTCACCAAGGCCAGCAACAAGGGCAACCTCCTGAAGTCGAACGGGTACTCCTCGGGCCGGGAGTGGGTCGGCACGATGTACAACAGCGACGGCTACCTGCCCGGGTTCAACGACGACGAGCTCAAGCTGCGGACCTCGTACAAGGCCCCCTGGGGAACGCGGTTCAACGCCAGCTTCGTCTACCTCAGCGGCCTCCACTACACCCGGTACATGCAGACCTCCCGCCTGGGCAACCGCGAGCGCTACTACATCAACATCGAGCCGCTCGGGGCCAGCACCTACGACGCCCGGCGCCTGCTCGACCTCCGCGTGTCCCACAAGTTCAGCCTCGGCGGCAAGCGTGCGCTCGAGCTGTTCGGCGATGTGTTCAATGTGCTGAACGACGCGGCCGTGACCTCCCGCGGCGAGCGCTACGGCAGCGCCTACTACGGCATGGTCCTCGACCAGGAGCCGCCCCGGACCTTCCGTCTGGGCGCCAAGCTCCTATTCTGATCCTTCGGACGGCCAGCACGGGATTCAAGCGGCGGGGCGCGTGGACAACCGCCCCGCCGCTGTGTGATGGGATGGAACCATGAACCGACTTCTTCTCGCCCTCGCCTTCGCCCTGTCCAGCTCGATCCTGGCGGCCGGGGGCCCGGTCCCGGCTCCCCCGGCCCCAGCTCCCAAGGGCACCCTCGTCATCGTCGGCGGCGGCGGCATGCCCGCGGTGATCCTCGAGGCCTTCCTGCAGGCCTCCGGGGGAAGGGGTGGGGTGGTGGGCATCGTGCCGACCTCCACCAGCGATCCCGACGGCGCCCTCCGGGAGTGGAAGGCCGACCTGGAGCAGGCGGGGCTCACCATGGTCCCCCTCGACATCCGCACGCGGGAGGATGCCTCGGATCCGGCCCTCCTCGACCGCGCCCGGCGCTGCACCGGCTTCTGGTTCTCAGGGGGGGACCAGAACCTCGTGGGCGACAAGATCGTGGGCACCCCGTTCCAGCAGCTCGTGCTCGCCCGCTATGCGGCCGGGGCCGGCGTGGGCGGCACCAGCGCCGGCGCCGCCATCATGTCGAAGGTGATGCTCACGGGCGAGGACCGGAACGGCAAAGAGGCCCTCACGGAATTCGGCCCCGGGGCCTACCGCACCCGGGAGGGCATGGGGTTCCTGCCGGAGCGGGTGGTCGTGGATCAGCACTTCCTGCGCCGGGGTCGGGAGAACCGCCTCTTCAGCCTCATCATGGAGCGCCGCGACCACCTGGGCCTCGGCATCGACGAGGCCACGGCCCTGGTGGTGAAGGCCGGAAAGGCCGTGGTCCTGGGCGAGCGGGCAGTGATGGTCTTCGACCCTTCGGACATGACCGCCGATGGATCCTCCTTCTGGGACCTCCGCATCCACCTCCTCCGCCCGGGACAGGCCATCGACCTGGCCACGCGCAAGGTCTACCAGCGATGACCGGCGCGGGCTTCTTGCGTTCCGTTCCGGTTCTCCTGCTGCTCGCGCTGCCGGGGCTCGCCGGGTCCCTTCAGGCGCCCTTCCCGAAAGACCACCGGACCCTGCGCCGGACGGTGACCTATGGGGAGATGGTGGCGTTTCTCGAACGCGCGGCCAAGCCGGGCTTCATCACCGTCAGCGAGGAGGGCCAGAGCACCCAGGGCCGCAAGCTCCTGCTGGTCCGGCTCAACCGGGGCGGCGCCAAGGCCCGCTTCCGGGTGTTCTTCTACGCCCAGCAGCATGGGGACGAGGTGGCGGGCAAGGACGCCCTGCTCACCCTGGTGCGCGACCTGGCCGAGCGCCCCGACCTCCTCCCGGAGGATGTGGACCTCTACCTGATGCCCATGCTCAACCCCGACGGGGCCGAAGCCCACCAGCGGGTCAACGGGGCGGGGGCAGACCTGAACCGCGACCACCTTCTCCTGGCCCAGCCCGAAACCCGCACCCTCCACCGGGTGGCGCGCCGCATCCGGCCGCACCTCGCCGTGGACGGCCACGAGTTCGGCCGGGACGGCGAAAGCTACACCGCCAAGGGCTGGGAGGCCTGGCCCATCATCACCATGGATGCGGCGAACCATCCCCTGATCCCGCCGTACCTCAAGACCTCTGGGCTGGCGGCCGTGGCCTCCGCCGCGCCCCTCCAGGAAAAGGCCGGACACCCCTACGCCCGCTACAGCGTGGGCGGGCCGCCTCCCGACGAGGAGATCCGGCCCTCCACCCCGGAGGTGGACGACGGCCGCAACGGCATGGGCACGCTGGGGGCCCTCTCCTTCATCATCGAAGCCGGCGTCCGCCACCGCGCCGCCGATCCCCAGGCCGACCTGGGCGAGCGGGTGGACGGCTACCGCATCCTCTACCGCCACCTGCTCGGCGACCGGGCCTGGCGCGACCGGGTGCGGGCGCTTTCGGAGCGGGCCCGCCGGGAGCCCCTGCCCCCCTTCATCGCCACCAATGTCTTCTGGGCCAACCTCGGCGGCCAGACCCGGTCCCTGCCGGTCCGGGAAGTGGCCACCGGCCGCACGGTGGAGGTGCCCACCGCCAACGCCATGACCGATCTCGTGGTGAAGGGCAGCGTGCCCACCCCCAGGGCCTACGCCATCGAGCCCGCGGCCGCCGCGCGCTTCATCCCGGTGCTGGAGGCCCAGGGCCTGCGCTGGGAGACCCTGGCCGCGCCCCGCCGGGCGCCGGGGGAACGGGTCCGCCTGCTCCGTCTCGAAGCACCCTACGACGACCTGTACCAGCGGTACAAGGACCGCCAGATCGTCCAGCGCCAGTCCCTTTCGGAGCTCGATCTGCCCGCGGGAACGCTCATCGTCCCCCTCGACCAGGACCTGGCCCGGCGGGCCATCCAGGTGCTCGAGCCCTGCCTGCTCTATGGCCTCTACGGCTATCCCGGCTTCCGCGACCTGGCGGTCCCCGGTGCCGACCTGCCCGTCTCCCGTCTCTTCTGAACCCGCTGCCGGCCGCGCGGCCCGGTTGGAGTCCCCATGCTGCTCCTGATCAAGAATGCCGATGTCTACGCTCCGGAACCCGGAGGGCGCTGCGACCTGCTCATCGGAGGCGGGAAGATCCTGCTCATGGAGCCGGACATCCGCATCCCCAGGAAGCACTGCGAGGTGGTGGACGCCCGGAACTTCAAGGCGGTGCCGGGCTTCATCGACGGCCATGTGCACATCATGGGCGGAGGGGGCGAAGGGGGGTTCGCCACCCGGACGCCGGACCTGCCCCTCACCGACGCCATCTTTGGCGGCGTCACCACCGTGGTGGGCTGCCTGGGCACGGACGGCTACACGCGGAACATGGCGGGCCTGCTGGCCAAGGCCAAGGGGCTGGAAGAGGAGGGCCTCAGCACCTTCGTCTATTCGGGATCCTACGGCCTGCCCCTGCGCACCCTCATGCCCTCCCTCGAGGAGGATCTCCTCTTCATCGACAAGGTCATCGGCGCCGGTGAGGTGGCCCTCTCCGACCACCGCTCTAGCCAACCCACCTTCGAGGCCTTCGCCCAGGTGGTGGCCATGGCGCGACGGGGCGGCATGCTCTCCGGCAAGGCGGGCATCGTCAATGTCCACCTGGGCGACGGGGCCCGGGGCCTCGACTTCCTGCGGCGCATCCTCGCCGAGACCGAGCTGGCCGCCACCCAGATGTGGCCCACCCACATCAACCGCAACCCTCGTCTCTTCGAGGAGGGCATCGCCTACGCCAAGGGCGGCGGGTTCGTGGACTTCACCACCTCCACCCTGCCCTCGTACCTCGAGGACGGCGAGATCCCCTGCGCCAAGGCCCTGCGCCGCATGCTGGAGGCCGGCGTGGATCCCGGCCAGATCACTTTCACCTCCGACGGCCAGGGCAGCCTGCCGGACTGGGACCCCAGCGGCCGCCTGCAGGAGATCTCCGTAGGCCGGGTCACCTCCCTGTTCCCCGCCGTGCGGCAGGCCGTGATGGAGGAGGGCATCGCCCTCGAGACCGCCCTCCGCATGGTCACCGCCAATCCGGCCCGCATCCTCAAGCTCCGGGCCAAGGGGAGGCTCGCGGTCGGCATGGACGCGGACCTGGTCCTGCTCGACCCCAGGGACCTGGAGATCCGCACCGTGGTGGCCAAGGGCCGGCTCCTCATGAAGGGCGGGCGCCTCCTGGCCAAGGGGATGTTCCAGTGAACGCCCGGGAACGCGGCGCCCGCCCGAAGCCTTCGGCGCCGACGCCAGCGCCTTCCGCGGGGCTGAAGATGCCCCACACCCTCGTGATCGTGGGGGCCCTCATCGTGCTGGTGCTGATCCTCTCCTGGATCGTGCCCTCGGGCGAATTCCAGCGCATCGAGAAGGTGCTGCCGGACGGCGGCCGCCTGAAGGTGCCCGTGGATGGCACCTTCCAGCGGCTCCCCAAGACCTACCTGGGCCTGCAGACCCTCTTCCTCGCCCCCATCAAGGGCTTCCTGGACGGCGCGGGGCTGATCTCCTTCCTGCTCATCATCGGGGGCAGCTTCGCCATCTTCCAGGAGACCGGCGCCGTGGAGCAGGGCATCAAGCGGCTCATGGTCCATGTGCGGCGCCACCCGGTGCTCGAGATGTTCTTCATCCCGGTGCTGATGACCGTGTTCTCGCTGGCTGGGGCCGTGTTCGGCATGGCGGAGGAGCTGATCCCCTTCATCGTCATCTTCATCGCGCTCTCCCGCGCGCTGGGCTACGACTCCATCGTCGGCACCGCCATCCCCTTCCTGGGGGCCGCGGCGGGCTTCGCCTGCGCCTTCTTCAACCCCTTCACCGTGGGGGTGGCCCAGGGCATCGCGGGGGTTCCCATCTACTCGGGCCTGGCCTACCGGGTGGGGGCCTGGGTGGTGGCGACCGGCGTGGTCATCGCCTATGTGATGATCTACGCCACCAAGATCAAGCGGAACCCGGAGCTGAGCCCGGTGCGCGACATCGACCTGGCCCGCGTCTCCACCGCCCCCGCGGGAAGTGGGGACGCCTGGAACGCCACCCACATCCTCGCCCTCCTCACCTTCCTCGGCGCCCTGGTCCTGCTGGTCTGGGGTGTCTTGAAATACCAGTGGTACCTGGAGGCCATCGCGGCCCTGTTCCTGGGCATGGGCATCCTCATCGGGCTCATCAGCCGCATGGGACCCAGCGACATCGCGAAGCACTTCGTGGCCGGGGCCAAGGACATGGTGGGCGTGGTGTTCATCGTGGCCTGCGCCCGGGCCCTGCTGGTCATCGCCAACGACGCGCGGATCATGGACACCCTGCTGCTCTACGGCTCCACTGCCATCCGCGTGCTGCCCGCCGCCCTCACCGCCCAGGTGATGTTCCTGGTGCAGTGCGTCATCAACTTCTTCATCCACTCCGGCACCTCGCAGGCCGCCCTCACCATGCCCGTGCTGGCCCCCCTGTCGGACCTCGTGGGCATCACGCGCCAGACCTGCGTGTACAGCTTCGCCCTGTCCGAGCTCATCAACCCGATCCTGCCCACCAGCGCCGTGACCATGGGGGTGCTGGGCGCCGCGAAGATCCCCTGGGAACGGTGGGCCCGCTGGTTCCTGCCCCTCATGCTCATCCTCGTGGTGCTCGCCTTCCTGCTGCTGGTGCCGCCCACCCTGCTGTTCCACTGGGGCCCCGTGTGAGGCGTTCCCTCGCCCTTCTCGCCCTGCTGGGGAGTGCCCTCCTCGCCCAGGGCCCGGAGGGGGACTTCGTCCGCGCCCGGCGTCCCGAGCCCCTGCCCCCCGGCCTTCAAGCCGCGGTGGACGATCTGGATGCGTCCCGCCTCACCCGGCACATGGCCTTCCTCACAGATCCCCGGCGGGAGGGCCGCGGCCTCGGCACCCGGGGCCTGGAGGCCACCGCCCGCTACCTCGCGAGCCAGCTGAAGGCGGCGGGCATCCCTCCCGCAGGGGCCTCCTACTTCCAGACCGTGCCCCTGCGCGAGGTGCGGCCGGAACCCGGCGCCGTGCACCTGGTCCTTCATTCCCCGGCGGCTTCCAGAACCTTGGTCTTCCAGGGCGGCCAGGCGGCCGTGCTGCCGCCTACGGAGCCCGGCACGCTCGAGGGCTCCCTGGTCTTCGCCGGCTACGGCATCCAGGAACCCGCCCTGGGTCATGACGACTTCCGGGGCCTCGAGGTGCGGGGCAAGGTGGTGGTCTTCCGGGCCGGCTGCCCGCCCGGCGCGGCCTGGCAGAAGCCGGAGCTCACGGCGAAGTACGCCTCCGAGCGGCCGGCGGATCGCTACGACAGCCGGCTGGCCCTGCTGGAGAAGCTGGGCGCCCGGGCCGCCATCGCCCTGGAGGAAGATCTGGAGCGCCGGCTGGCCGAAGGCCAGGAACCCGCCCGGCCCTACTTCCTCGCGGAGCCTGGTGCCCCGGCTCCCGGCGAACCGCCCCTGGCGCGGGTGGCGCTGACGGCGGAGCTCCGCGCCCTCCTCGCCCCCGGCCTCCAAGGCACGGCCACCCTCGTCACGCGCGGCCGGGTCCGGACCTTCCGATCCTTCAATGTGCTCGGGAAGCTCCCCGGATCGGACCCGGCGCTGCGCCCGGAGGCCGTCGTCCTGGGTGCCCACATGGACCACCTCGGCCTGCAGGACGGCCGGCTGCATCCCGGCGCGGACGACAATGCCTCGGGCGTGGCGGCCCTGCTGGAGCTGGCCCGGTCCATCGCCGCGCGGCCGGTGCGGCCCCGGCGCACCCTCCTGTTCGCCTTCTGGACCGGCGAGGAGGAGGGCAAGTTCGGGTCGGGCCACTACACCCGCCACCCCGCGTGGCCGCTGGCCCGGACGAAGGCCTACCTGAACCTGGACATGATCGCCCACCCCTGGACGCCGGCGGAGCTCGACGCCCTGGCTGCCGGGTCGGGACTGAAGGATCCCAGGGCCTTCTTCGATGGGCTCGATCCCGCCCACTTCGCGGAGCCGGGCCTCTCCCCGGGACCTGGGGACCTGGGCCCGGTGCTCGCCCGGGCCGGCCGCGGCATGGGCATGTCGCTGCACCTGGACTGGACGGACGGCCGCAGCGGCGGCAGCGACTACCGCGACTTCGCCCGCCTCGGCGTGCCCTTCGTCCGTTTCTTCGGGAGCTACTTTCCCGGCTACCACCAGCCCTCGGACACCCTGGATCGCCTGGATCCCGGGCAGGTGCGCCGCATGGGCCGGCTGGTCCTGGCCACGGCCTGGCTGCTGGCGGACCGTCCGTGATTTTTATCCGGATTTTATTGACGCATCTTTAAACCCGGATAAAAATAGGGTTCTCTTGAACGGAACCCCATGGACGATCGGCTCCTGACCCCTTGCACTGCCTTCGACGGCCCCCGCCGGATAACCGCCGGGCCTTTGCGGAGCGTGGCCTTGCGGGTGAAGACGCACCTGGAGACCCATGCCACGGGATCGGTCCTGGTGTTCGATGACGAGACCGGCCGCGTGGTGGACCTGGATACCCGGGGAACGCCCGAGGAGGTGGTGGCGCGCCTGTCCCCGGTCGCACCGCCCCAGCCCGGCGAACCGCGTGGACGGGGACGGCCGAAGCTCGGTGTCGTGGCCCGCGAGGTCACCCTGCTCCCCCGGCACTGGGACTGGCTGAACGCCCAGCCCGGAGGCGCTTCGGTCACCTTGCGGAAGCTGGTGGAAGAGGCGCGCCGGATCGGCGGTGCCGGCGAAGGCAAACGCCAGGCCCAGGACCGCGCCTACCGGTTCATGTCGGCGCTGGGAGGGGACGAACCGGGCTATGAAGAGGCGCTCCGCGCCCTGTACGCCGCGGACCGGGCCGCCTTCCTGGCGCACACGCAGGCCTGGCCGGTGGATGTGCGGGACCACGCACGCGCGCTGGCCCAGCCGGCATTCCCTGAGGGCACCTCCAACCCATGAGCGAAACCTTCGATCGGAAAGCGGCGCTCCGCGCCTACAAGGCCCGCAGGCCCCGCCCGGGCATCTACGCGGTGCGCCACCTGGAGACGGGCCGGGCCTGGGCCGACGCGAGCCCGAACCTCGACACCACCCGGAACGGCCTGTGGCTCCGGCTCCAGCAGGGGCGCCACCTGGACCGGGACCTGCAGGCGGCGTGGAACCGATGGGGCGAGGCCGCCTTCGACTATGTGATCCTCGAGGCCCTCGAAGAGGAGATGAGCCCCCTGGTGCTCAAGGAGACCCTCAAGGCCAAGCGGGCTGAATGGATCGCCCTCCTGGCCGCGACTGGCGAAGAACCCCTCAGGGAAGGTCGACCTCCGCATACCACCCCTTGCTGACGATCTTCGTCCCGTAGGGTTCGGACAGTCTCTGCATCAGGGCGATGATCTCGCCGCCCCGCCTGGTGCCCGCCAGCTTCGGCACGCCGTAGAGGGGGCCCTCGTCGTCGATGGTGATGGGCAGGAGCTGGATCCGCTTCAGCTTGCCCAGGCTCAGGGTCAGGCGGACCATCACGGTCTCCATGACCTCGCGGGAGTCGCGCCGGTCCCACACGGAGCCGTTGGGCACCTTGGGCATCTCGATGTCGCGCTGGTGGATGAGGTCCACGGGGATCCGGTCCGGGGTGCGGTACTGGTAGATGAAGTCGCCGAGGCTGTAGAAGATGGGCCTCCCCTTGTGGATCTCGATGCCCCGGAGCACATGGGGGCCCGTACCGATCACGAAGTCCGCCCCGGCCTCGATGGCGCGGCGGAACATGATCTCCTCGTTGGGCGGCGTCCGGTCCTGGATGCCGTAGGCGCGATGGTGGGTCACATCGTGGTTGTGGAGGGACACCAGCAGGACATCCGACCGGCGCTTGGCCAGGAGCACATCGTCCTCCATGGCCTTCACATCCGATTCCAGCGGGCCTTCCGCCTTCTCCACCTTGCCGTCCTTCGCCACCAGGATCACGGCCGGATCGATGGTCGCCAGGGAGGGACCGCTGGGGTCCTTGGTCCGGTACTTGGCGGTCCAGTACCGCATGTAGGAGAGCAGGGCGACGGAGGTCTTGTGCCCGGCCACTTCCGTCCGGCCCGGCGCGCGGGCCTCCGCCAGCGTGGTGCCCGCGCCGGCGTGCGTGATGTTGGCGTGATCCAGGGCCTGCAGGCATTCCCTCAACCCTTCGGGGCCGAAATCCAGCGCGTGGTTGTTGGCCATGCTCACGAGGTTGATGCCCGTGCGCGCCAGCTCCCAGCGGAAGTCCCGCCCCGCCCTGAAGTTGTAGAAGGGACGCTGGAGATCCGGCCGGTCGTTGAGCGAGAACTCCATGTTCCCGTAGGCGAGGTCGGCCTCCTGCATGAGGCGGAAGAGGCCCGCGCGATCGGGATCGGCGAGGTGGCTGATGGGCTGGTTGAAGATCATGTCGCCCACCGCCGTGATGACCAGGTCACCCGGTTCCTCCTTCAGGAGCTCCCCGATCCGCCCCGGCCAGTCGATCCGCTCGGCGGGTTCCCTCGGCTGGATGCGGCGCTGATACACGGAGCGGGGATCGTCCTTGGCCACCGCCGGGGGCGGAGCCGTCTGCGCCAACCCCTCACGGGCGCCCGCACCGGCAGCCAGCGCCAGCAGCGCGGCGGCCAGGGGCCGGTTCCGATGGGAGATGCCCGTCCTGGCCATGGTGCCTCCTGAGGTTGGGTGATATGCGCAATTTTGTTTCATTTGGTGAATATTTGCAAAGTATTCCGAGCATATTTGGGGCCCTGGCGGAGCGGCTTATCCTGGTGCGATGACCACCCACCCGGACGACTGGAACCGCCTCTACCAGGACGAGGGACGCCCCGGCTGGGACATGGATGGGGCCACGCCCCTGGTGGCGGAGCTGCTGGACCTGGCTCTCCCCCGGGGCCTGAAGGCGGGTGGAGAGATCGTGGTGCCCGGGTGCGGCTACGGCCACGATGCGGCCGAGCTGGAGGCCCGCGGCTTCGCCGTCACGGGACTCGATTTCGCCCCCTTGGCCATCCAGGGCGCCAGGCAGCGCTACGGCGACCGCGTGGCCTGGTCCCTGGCGGACTGGTTCACGACCCATCTCGGCCCCTGGCACGCGATCTTCGACCACACCTGCTTCGTGGCCATGGATCCCGCGCGGCGGCCCGCCTATGTGGATGCCTGCGCGGCGCACCTGAACCCGAACGGCCTGTGGCTGGCCGTGCTTTTCCACGATGTGAAGGGTCGGCCGGGCCCGCCTCACGCCATCGCCATGGAGGACATGCGGCGCCTCGCCGAAGCCCGCTTCGAGGTGCTGCACCTGGCGGAGGCCGCTTCCAGCCACCCGCGCCGGGCGGGCCGGGAGTTCTTGCTGGTGGCAAGACGCCGGTCGGAATGAGCCCTGCCCCCAGCCGGGACCATGACCTAGAATGGGTCCATACCCCCCGGAGTGACCATGCGTGCGAAAGCCCTCCTTTCCCTGCTATGCCTCTCTTCCGTGGCGCTGACGGCCCAGGATGTCGTGCGCCTCGGCAACCTGAAGTTCGCCCACTACGGCGCCGTGTCCTACATGAAGGAGCTGGCCCCGAAGTACCGCCTGAAGGTCGAGGAGCGGATGTTCGCCAAGGGCATCGACATCAACCCCGCCATCGTGGCGGGTGAGATCGACGCCAGCGCCGCGGCCCTCGACGCCGCCATCGCGGGCCGGGCCGCCGGCGTGCCCATCGTCGTCGTCGCAGGTTTCGCCAGGGGCGGCGCCCGCATCGTGGTCGGGGCGAACTCCGGCATCCGCTCGCTGAAGGATCTCAAGGGCAAGAAGGTGGGCGTGGCCCGGGGCGGGGCCCAGGAGCTGCTGCTGCTGGCGGAGCTGGCCAAGGCCGGGCTCACCTGGTCGGACAAGCCGGGCAAGGATGTGCTCGTGCTCTACCTCCCCTTCGCGGACCTGAACCAGGCCCTCATGGCCAAGAACATCGACGCCATGTGCCAGAGCGAGCCCTACAGCTCCCAGGCCATCAACCGGAAGTTCGGCGTGGAGCTGCTGAAGCCCTACGACACGCCCCTGGGCGAGCCCATCCGGGCCCTGGTCATCACCGAGAAGCTCTACAA harbors:
- a CDS encoding TonB-dependent receptor codes for the protein MARGSGNSRFSALVLALVACPAALIGQSTTSSALTGTILDQNGKPIQGAVVRVTSESLIGGSRTAVSSENGRYRIPILPPGRYAMTVEAKGFPTRKAEEVAELGKTTVVDFRLSPEASAVVEVVGRSGAEEMVSTTTRNFKAEDIENLPIKRDIAAIAALTPGVNLTVSSGARVSASGFGGDRDNANAYLINGINVGDSSAGQAWVQVNPDWFEEVQIGGVGAGAEFGGFSGAYFNGMIKKGGNQFSGSLAGYYQKDSWSANRNVADPSLPDIIVRKVGDTASDLALNIGGPIIKDKLWYFFSIEAISIERTPVGSPVSEKRSTPRAMANVTLQATPTATLSLFLDYDTVQTDHRGASRTLAAEATRKQDGPNFTFGLEWLQALNSNMVLTLRASGYDGIDDHKAYNGESYSLYVDGGVPANAAIPGYAKYFGFDQMNNAYQSFENSRSRLGLLASLDWYIPAGNGSHALKFGLDIDRAKDKEKAWYPGGISLNAIADGDTVYTDYVQVGGGYDFDTKLERNTFYVQDVWTVNDQLILRPGLRFEEFKGGDLWKTTTLAPRFGFTWTPNASKTLALKGHIGRYYDGLSGANYDRAIPGAYPLEKRYWWPNYDDAQVLSLTNLGNPLADVPLPTFTPDNYRNGVSEQSTLDPNIKHPYFDEIQFAVEQRLGKNWTAAASYVRRNGKDLLARYDRLPLSASTTSVINPLTSQTLTFQRPGVNADGTHDYYITNDPDAKRTYSATTFSLDGRFTPNWDMSFSVTKASNKGNLLKSNGYSSGREWVGTMYNSDGYLPGFNDDELKLRTSYKAPWGTRFNASFVYLSGLHYTRYMQTSRLGNRERYYINIEPLGASTYDARRLLDLRVSHKFSLGGKRALELFGDVFNVLNDAAVTSRGERYGSAYYGMVLDQEPPRTFRLGAKLLF
- a CDS encoding cyanophycinase gives rise to the protein MNRLLLALAFALSSSILAAGGPVPAPPAPAPKGTLVIVGGGGMPAVILEAFLQASGGRGGVVGIVPTSTSDPDGALREWKADLEQAGLTMVPLDIRTREDASDPALLDRARRCTGFWFSGGDQNLVGDKIVGTPFQQLVLARYAAGAGVGGTSAGAAIMSKVMLTGEDRNGKEALTEFGPGAYRTREGMGFLPERVVVDQHFLRRGRENRLFSLIMERRDHLGLGIDEATALVVKAGKAVVLGERAVMVFDPSDMTADGSSFWDLRIHLLRPGQAIDLATRKVYQR
- a CDS encoding M14 family zinc carboxypeptidase — encoded protein: MRSVPVLLLLALPGLAGSLQAPFPKDHRTLRRTVTYGEMVAFLERAAKPGFITVSEEGQSTQGRKLLLVRLNRGGAKARFRVFFYAQQHGDEVAGKDALLTLVRDLAERPDLLPEDVDLYLMPMLNPDGAEAHQRVNGAGADLNRDHLLLAQPETRTLHRVARRIRPHLAVDGHEFGRDGESYTAKGWEAWPIITMDAANHPLIPPYLKTSGLAAVASAAPLQEKAGHPYARYSVGGPPPDEEIRPSTPEVDDGRNGMGTLGALSFIIEAGVRHRAADPQADLGERVDGYRILYRHLLGDRAWRDRVRALSERARREPLPPFIATNVFWANLGGQTRSLPVREVATGRTVEVPTANAMTDLVVKGSVPTPRAYAIEPAAAARFIPVLEAQGLRWETLAAPRRAPGERVRLLRLEAPYDDLYQRYKDRQIVQRQSLSELDLPAGTLIVPLDQDLARRAIQVLEPCLLYGLYGYPGFRDLAVPGADLPVSRLF
- the iadA gene encoding beta-aspartyl-peptidase; the protein is MLLLIKNADVYAPEPGGRCDLLIGGGKILLMEPDIRIPRKHCEVVDARNFKAVPGFIDGHVHIMGGGGEGGFATRTPDLPLTDAIFGGVTTVVGCLGTDGYTRNMAGLLAKAKGLEEEGLSTFVYSGSYGLPLRTLMPSLEEDLLFIDKVIGAGEVALSDHRSSQPTFEAFAQVVAMARRGGMLSGKAGIVNVHLGDGARGLDFLRRILAETELAATQMWPTHINRNPRLFEEGIAYAKGGGFVDFTTSTLPSYLEDGEIPCAKALRRMLEAGVDPGQITFTSDGQGSLPDWDPSGRLQEISVGRVTSLFPAVRQAVMEEGIALETALRMVTANPARILKLRAKGRLAVGMDADLVLLDPRDLEIRTVVAKGRLLMKGGRLLAKGMFQ
- a CDS encoding YfcC family protein, which codes for MPHTLVIVGALIVLVLILSWIVPSGEFQRIEKVLPDGGRLKVPVDGTFQRLPKTYLGLQTLFLAPIKGFLDGAGLISFLLIIGGSFAIFQETGAVEQGIKRLMVHVRRHPVLEMFFIPVLMTVFSLAGAVFGMAEELIPFIVIFIALSRALGYDSIVGTAIPFLGAAAGFACAFFNPFTVGVAQGIAGVPIYSGLAYRVGAWVVATGVVIAYVMIYATKIKRNPELSPVRDIDLARVSTAPAGSGDAWNATHILALLTFLGALVLLVWGVLKYQWYLEAIAALFLGMGILIGLISRMGPSDIAKHFVAGAKDMVGVVFIVACARALLVIANDARIMDTLLLYGSTAIRVLPAALTAQVMFLVQCVINFFIHSGTSQAALTMPVLAPLSDLVGITRQTCVYSFALSELINPILPTSAVTMGVLGAAKIPWERWARWFLPLMLILVVLAFLLLVPPTLLFHWGPV
- a CDS encoding M20/M25/M40 family metallo-hydrolase, yielding MRRSLALLALLGSALLAQGPEGDFVRARRPEPLPPGLQAAVDDLDASRLTRHMAFLTDPRREGRGLGTRGLEATARYLASQLKAAGIPPAGASYFQTVPLREVRPEPGAVHLVLHSPAASRTLVFQGGQAAVLPPTEPGTLEGSLVFAGYGIQEPALGHDDFRGLEVRGKVVVFRAGCPPGAAWQKPELTAKYASERPADRYDSRLALLEKLGARAAIALEEDLERRLAEGQEPARPYFLAEPGAPAPGEPPLARVALTAELRALLAPGLQGTATLVTRGRVRTFRSFNVLGKLPGSDPALRPEAVVLGAHMDHLGLQDGRLHPGADDNASGVAALLELARSIAARPVRPRRTLLFAFWTGEEEGKFGSGHYTRHPAWPLARTKAYLNLDMIAHPWTPAELDALAAGSGLKDPRAFFDGLDPAHFAEPGLSPGPGDLGPVLARAGRGMGMSLHLDWTDGRSGGSDYRDFARLGVPFVRFFGSYFPGYHQPSDTLDRLDPGQVRRMGRLVLATAWLLADRP
- a CDS encoding DUF2239 family protein → MDDRLLTPCTAFDGPRRITAGPLRSVALRVKTHLETHATGSVLVFDDETGRVVDLDTRGTPEEVVARLSPVAPPQPGEPRGRGRPKLGVVAREVTLLPRHWDWLNAQPGGASVTLRKLVEEARRIGGAGEGKRQAQDRAYRFMSALGGDEPGYEEALRALYAADRAAFLAHTQAWPVDVRDHARALAQPAFPEGTSNP